A stretch of Thermococcus bergensis DNA encodes these proteins:
- a CDS encoding mannose-1-phosphate guanylyltransferase/mannose-6-phosphate isomerase, translated as MKTLILAGGKGTRLWPLSRELMPKQFIRIFDSTSLFQKTVERALKFSKPKEIFIVTNREYKFRVMDDLRELGIEVPEENILLEPVGKNTLPAIFWGMKAIEENYGKSKVAVLPSDHLIRVNDDYIKAFENAEKLADKYFITFGIKPTRPHTGYGYIKPGEKLEGGYRVAEFKEKPDYETAKRYVEEGYYWNSGMFLFDSSLFIEEVKNLAPEVYNAFEDAKSIEEAYEKVPEISVDYGIMEKTNKAAVVPLNTYWNDLGSFDALYEAFEKDEHGNAVSIRGFKGDYINVDSKDNLIITERLTATVGVEDLVIIDTGDALLVAKKGETQKVKEVYKKLVEKGDERSIVHRTAYRPWGSYTVLEEGERYKIKRLTVLPGKRLSLQRHYHRSEHWVVVRGTAKVKVGDKELLLRPGESTFIPAGVVHRLENPGKVVLEIIETQIGEYLGEDDIERFQDDFGRD; from the coding sequence AAAACCCAAGGAAATATTCATCGTTACAAACAGGGAGTATAAGTTCAGAGTTATGGACGATCTGAGGGAGCTCGGCATAGAGGTACCAGAAGAAAACATTCTCCTCGAGCCCGTTGGAAAGAACACCTTACCCGCGATTTTCTGGGGAATGAAGGCCATAGAAGAGAACTACGGAAAATCAAAAGTCGCTGTTCTGCCCTCAGACCACCTGATAAGAGTTAATGACGACTACATAAAGGCATTTGAAAACGCTGAAAAACTTGCAGACAAATATTTCATTACCTTTGGTATTAAACCAACGAGGCCTCACACCGGCTACGGCTATATAAAACCCGGAGAAAAACTCGAAGGAGGATACAGAGTAGCGGAGTTCAAAGAAAAACCAGACTACGAAACCGCAAAACGCTATGTCGAAGAAGGCTACTACTGGAACAGCGGTATGTTCCTTTTTGATAGCTCTCTATTCATCGAAGAAGTGAAGAATCTCGCGCCAGAAGTGTACAATGCCTTCGAAGATGCAAAGAGCATTGAAGAAGCATACGAGAAAGTCCCAGAGATTTCCGTAGATTACGGCATCATGGAAAAGACCAACAAAGCAGCCGTAGTGCCTTTAAACACTTACTGGAATGACCTGGGAAGCTTTGATGCACTATACGAAGCCTTTGAGAAAGATGAACATGGTAATGCCGTAAGCATAAGAGGGTTTAAAGGCGATTATATAAACGTAGATTCAAAAGACAATCTGATAATAACAGAAAGGCTAACCGCAACTGTGGGAGTGGAAGACCTAGTGATAATAGACACCGGGGATGCCCTGCTCGTAGCTAAGAAAGGAGAAACCCAGAAAGTCAAAGAGGTCTACAAAAAGCTGGTAGAAAAAGGAGATGAGAGATCCATAGTCCACAGAACTGCCTACAGACCCTGGGGTTCATATACCGTTCTTGAAGAAGGGGAGAGATACAAGATAAAGCGACTAACCGTCCTGCCCGGCAAAAGATTATCCCTCCAAAGGCACTATCACCGTTCAGAACACTGGGTTGTTGTTAGAGGAACTGCGAAAGTAAAGGTCGGCGATAAAGAGCTCCTCCTAAGGCCGGGAGAGAGCACGTTCATCCCAGCTGGAGTCGTTCACAGACTCGAAAACCCCGGAAAAGTAGTCCTCGAGATTATAGAAACCCAGATTGGAGAATACCTAGGCGAAGACGACATTGAAAGGTTTCAAGATGACTTTGGAAGAGATTGA